One Jannaschia sp. GRR-S6-38 genomic window carries:
- a CDS encoding TraR/DksA family transcriptional regulator: MTDARTRLLARRAELTGDLERIEDQLDDPAPKDWEDRASERQGDEVLESLGQHDRDEIRAIDAAIARIDNGTYGICGKCGEAISPERLEAVPTAALCRTCARGE; this comes from the coding sequence ATGACCGATGCCCGCACCCGCCTTCTCGCCCGCCGCGCGGAACTGACCGGCGACCTCGAGCGGATCGAGGACCAGCTCGACGATCCCGCGCCGAAGGATTGGGAGGACCGCGCCTCGGAGCGACAGGGAGACGAGGTGCTGGAGTCGCTGGGCCAGCACGACCGCGACGAGATCCGCGCCATCGACGCCGCGATCGCGCGGATCGACAACGGGACCTACGGGATCTGCGGGAAATGCGGCGAGGCGATTTCGCCCGAGCGGCTGGAGGCCGTGCCCACGGCCGCGCTCTGCCGGACCTGCGCCCGCGGCGAGTGA
- a CDS encoding EcnA/B family entericidin: MIRISVILSLVMTLAACETTRGFVRDAENVGQALARGG, encoded by the coding sequence ATGATCCGCATCTCCGTCATCCTGTCGCTTGTGATGACCCTCGCCGCCTGCGAGACGACGCGCGGCTTCGTGCGCGACGCCGAGAACGTGGGCCAGGCGCTGGCGCGGGGCGGCTGA
- a CDS encoding PepSY domain-containing protein, whose amino-acid sequence MSRLFSTLLALSLATPFAASAQAVNVMPDSSYDAIASKLLMSGYKDLRLVSAEDGLINGFDKEGSEVMIVVDPESRKVLRTINVHKTDD is encoded by the coding sequence ATGTCACGCTTGTTTTCGACCCTTCTCGCCCTGTCGCTCGCCACGCCCTTCGCCGCCTCGGCGCAGGCGGTGAACGTGATGCCCGACTCGAGCTACGACGCGATCGCCTCGAAGCTGCTGATGAGCGGCTACAAGGATCTGCGGCTGGTCAGCGCCGAGGACGGCCTCATCAACGGCTTCGACAAGGAGGGCAGCGAGGTGATGATCGTCGTCGACCCGGAGTCGCGGAAGGTGCTGCGCACGATCAACGTCCACAAGACCGACGACTAA
- a CDS encoding DUF6639 family protein, translating to MTRRRWTALSLFTVSILVASPALPQSRTCDAPNASVTVGDGDAAALICDAAREAAGIFAACGLPDIPASVRIETVDAFETDCAGIYHCGRGLIEVLSPAALAARDLPDGAFSDLSPEAYFRSVVVHELAHAATDGMPCPYESCVASVEYVAYAMQVKSLGPAAQAGFETAAAIDRAVALEELNPMILFVAPDRFAQRVWTHFTQQDDPCGFVRRLVAGEVVLDHGFFDP from the coding sequence ATGACGCGTCGCAGATGGACCGCCCTTTCGCTTTTTACCGTCTCGATCCTCGTAGCATCGCCGGCACTGCCGCAATCGCGCACCTGCGACGCGCCGAACGCGTCGGTCACGGTCGGCGACGGGGACGCGGCCGCGCTGATCTGCGACGCCGCCCGGGAGGCGGCCGGGATCTTCGCGGCCTGCGGCCTGCCGGACATCCCGGCCTCCGTCCGCATCGAGACCGTCGACGCCTTCGAGACCGATTGCGCCGGCATCTATCACTGCGGGCGCGGCCTCATCGAGGTCCTGTCCCCGGCGGCGCTCGCGGCCCGGGACCTGCCCGACGGGGCGTTCTCGGACCTGAGCCCGGAGGCCTATTTCCGAAGCGTCGTCGTCCACGAGCTCGCCCATGCCGCGACCGACGGGATGCCCTGTCCCTACGAGAGCTGCGTCGCCAGCGTCGAATACGTCGCCTACGCGATGCAGGTGAAATCGCTGGGCCCCGCCGCGCAGGCCGGCTTCGAGACCGCCGCCGCCATCGACCGGGCCGTCGCGCTCGAAGAGCTCAACCCGATGATCCTCTTCGTGGCCCCCGACCGCTTCGCGCAACGCGTCTGGACGCATTTCACGCAGCAGGACGACCCCTGCGGCTTCGTCCGCCGGCTGGTGGCGGGAGAGGTGGTCCTGGACCACGGGTTTTTCGATCCGTGA
- a CDS encoding RNA-binding domain-containing protein: MNIAELQAIAVAATTESDVVDFKEGFFPEKKAAFWAELVKDIVSFTNSRGGVIIFGICDDGSTSENDASSLLAFDPAKITDQIAKYTGVQFSDFDVASVDRNGQTFPAIFISSSRFPLVFTKVGTYAVSEEKQKTAFSVGTVYYRHGAKSEPAQQQDIIASFEKELTARREEWLGNIRRVVEAAPGSTVIVADGSHATGAVRLSSDPSAPVVRLNRLSETHPHTRGQVIKEVKKKIGAKKFNGHDVQCILHKESITPDTRADLVHKPHSKASPQYSEAFVELICLRIEADSDYLKSCRNNWKEAKYGGGE, encoded by the coding sequence ATGAATATCGCTGAACTCCAAGCTATTGCCGTCGCAGCAACAACTGAGAGCGATGTGGTAGACTTCAAAGAAGGATTTTTCCCTGAAAAGAAGGCGGCGTTCTGGGCGGAACTGGTAAAAGATATCGTTTCTTTCACCAACTCCCGGGGAGGTGTAATTATTTTTGGTATCTGTGACGACGGTAGTACTTCGGAAAATGACGCATCGTCGCTCCTTGCCTTCGACCCCGCCAAAATTACCGATCAAATTGCAAAATATACAGGGGTCCAATTTTCAGATTTCGACGTAGCATCTGTTGATCGGAATGGCCAAACATTCCCCGCAATCTTCATTTCGTCGTCACGATTTCCGCTCGTGTTTACCAAGGTCGGCACCTACGCAGTTTCCGAAGAAAAGCAAAAGACAGCGTTTAGTGTCGGGACCGTTTACTATCGTCACGGAGCAAAAAGCGAGCCGGCGCAACAGCAAGATATCATAGCTTCCTTTGAGAAGGAGCTCACGGCCAGGCGGGAAGAGTGGCTTGGAAATATTCGACGGGTTGTCGAAGCCGCGCCGGGAAGTACTGTCATCGTAGCTGACGGAAGTCATGCAACCGGGGCCGTTCGCCTCTCTTCGGACCCGTCTGCTCCCGTTGTACGACTCAACCGTCTTAGCGAGACTCATCCGCATACGCGCGGCCAAGTCATAAAGGAAGTGAAGAAAAAAATCGGCGCAAAGAAGTTCAACGGGCACGACGTCCAATGCATTCTACATAAGGAGAGCATAACGCCCGACACTCGCGCCGACCTTGTTCACAAGCCGCATTCGAAAGCAAGCCCACAATACAGCGAGGCCTTCGTGGAACTGATTTGCTTAAGGATCGAAGCTGATAGTGACTATCTCAAATCGTGCCGAAACAATTGGAAAGAGGCGAAATACGGGGGCGGAGAGTGA
- the lepA gene encoding translation elongation factor 4 yields MTDLAHIRNFSIVAHIDHGKSTLADRLIQETNTVSAREMKEQLLDAMDIERERGITIKANTVRIQFTAADGEEYTLNLIDTPGHVDFAYEVSRSMRAVEGSLLVVDSTQGVEAQTLANVYQAIDADHEIVPVLNKIDLPASEPDRVREQIEDVIGIDASDALLVSAKTGQGIRETLQAIVDRLPAPKGEADAPLKAMLVDSWYDSYLGVIVLVRIIDGKLKKGDRIRMMQNGSVHHVDRIGVFRPAMVQVDELGPGEIGFLTASIKEVRDTRVGDTITHEKHGATQALPGFKPSQPVVFCGLFPVDSAEFEDLRDAIEKLALNDASFSYEVESSAALGFGFRCGFLGLLHLEVIRDRIEREYDIDLITTAPSVVYHVHMRDGEMIELHNPADMPDLTHVDHVEEPRIKATILVPDDFLGDVLKLCQDRRGIQLDLTYAGPRAMVVYDLPLNEVVFDFYDRLKSVTKGYASFDYQMIGYREDNLVKMQILVNDEPVDALSIMVHRDRAEMRGRTMVEKLKDLIPRHMFKIPIQAAIGGKVIARETLAALRKDVTAKCYGGDATRKRKLLDKQKAGKKKMRQFGKVEIPQSAFINALKMDG; encoded by the coding sequence ATGACCGACCTCGCCCATATCCGCAATTTCTCGATCGTGGCGCATATCGACCACGGCAAGTCCACGCTGGCCGATCGCCTGATCCAGGAGACGAACACCGTCAGCGCGCGCGAGATGAAGGAGCAGCTTCTCGACGCGATGGATATCGAGCGCGAGCGCGGCATCACCATCAAGGCCAACACCGTCCGCATCCAGTTCACCGCCGCCGATGGCGAGGAATACACGCTCAACCTGATCGACACGCCCGGCCATGTCGATTTCGCCTACGAGGTCTCGCGCTCGATGCGCGCGGTCGAGGGCTCGCTTCTGGTCGTCGACAGCACGCAAGGGGTCGAGGCGCAGACGCTCGCCAATGTCTACCAGGCCATCGATGCCGACCACGAGATCGTGCCGGTCCTCAACAAGATCGACCTGCCGGCCTCCGAGCCCGACCGCGTGCGTGAGCAGATCGAGGACGTGATCGGCATCGACGCCTCCGACGCGCTCCTCGTCTCGGCCAAGACCGGGCAGGGCATCCGCGAGACGCTGCAGGCCATCGTCGACCGCCTGCCCGCGCCCAAGGGCGAGGCTGACGCCCCGCTCAAGGCGATGCTGGTCGACAGCTGGTACGACAGCTATCTCGGCGTCATCGTCCTGGTGCGCATCATCGACGGCAAGCTGAAGAAGGGCGACCGCATCCGGATGATGCAGAACGGCTCGGTCCACCATGTCGACCGGATCGGCGTCTTCCGCCCCGCCATGGTCCAGGTGGATGAGCTCGGGCCCGGCGAGATCGGCTTCCTCACCGCCTCGATCAAGGAGGTCCGCGACACCCGCGTCGGTGACACCATCACCCACGAGAAGCACGGCGCCACCCAGGCCCTGCCGGGCTTCAAGCCCTCGCAGCCGGTGGTGTTTTGCGGCCTCTTCCCGGTCGACTCGGCCGAGTTCGAGGACCTGCGCGACGCGATCGAGAAGCTCGCGCTCAACGACGCCTCCTTCTCCTACGAGGTCGAAAGCTCAGCGGCCCTCGGCTTCGGCTTCCGCTGCGGCTTCCTCGGGCTGCTGCATCTGGAGGTCATTCGCGACCGGATCGAGCGGGAATACGATATCGACCTGATCACCACCGCGCCCAGCGTGGTCTATCATGTCCACATGCGCGACGGCGAGATGATCGAGCTGCACAACCCCGCCGACATGCCCGACCTGACCCATGTCGACCACGTGGAGGAGCCGCGCATCAAGGCGACGATCCTGGTGCCCGACGACTTCCTGGGCGACGTGCTCAAGCTCTGCCAGGACCGGCGCGGCATCCAGCTCGACCTGACCTATGCGGGCCCGCGGGCGATGGTGGTCTACGACCTGCCGCTCAACGAGGTGGTGTTCGATTTCTACGACCGGCTAAAATCGGTGACCAAGGGCTATGCCAGCTTCGACTACCAGATGATCGGCTACCGGGAGGACAACCTGGTGAAGATGCAGATCCTGGTGAATGACGAGCCGGTGGATGCGCTGTCGATCATGGTCCACCGCGACCGGGCCGAGATGCGCGGGCGCACCATGGTCGAGAAGCTGAAGGACCTGATCCCCCGCCACATGTTCAAGATCCCGATCCAGGCCGCCATCGGCGGCAAGGTCATCGCCCGCGAGACGCTGGCCGCGCTCCGCAAGGACGTGACCGCGAAATGCTACGGCGGGGATGCGACGCGGAAGCGGAAGCTGCTCGACAAGCAGAAGGCGGGCAAGAAGAAGATGCGGCAGTTCGGGAAGGTCGAGATCCCGCAATCGGCGTTCATCAATGCTTTGAAGATGGATGGGTGA
- a CDS encoding ATP-dependent zinc protease family protein, with product MLIGWQERVDLPLLGVTGLKAKIDTGARTSALHATDIEAFERDGVQWVRFHTGFDDDAHDTNAEAPVHDRREITNTSGIPETRYVIRTKFRIAGRLWSIDLSLADRSGMTFRMIVGRTALRRHKIAVHPGKRNLTTNATAKRPKGKDSS from the coding sequence ATGCTGATCGGATGGCAGGAACGGGTGGACCTGCCGCTTCTGGGTGTGACCGGCCTGAAGGCGAAGATCGATACCGGCGCACGTACGTCTGCGCTGCATGCGACCGATATCGAGGCGTTCGAGCGCGACGGCGTGCAATGGGTCCGGTTTCACACCGGGTTCGACGACGATGCCCATGACACCAATGCCGAAGCGCCGGTCCACGACCGCCGCGAGATCACGAATACCAGCGGTATCCCCGAGACGCGCTACGTCATCCGGACGAAGTTCCGGATCGCGGGCCGACTGTGGAGCATCGACCTGTCGCTGGCCGATCGCAGTGGCATGACCTTTCGAATGATCGTGGGGCGCACCGCGCTGCGGCGGCACAAGATCGCCGTGCATCCGGGGAAACGGAACCTCACCACCAACGCAACGGCCAAGCGGCCCAAGGGAAAAGACAGTTCATGA
- the rimK gene encoding 30S ribosomal protein S6--L-glutamate ligase: MKIAMMARNPDLYSHRRLKEAAETRGHELNIINTLRCYMNIASRRPEIFYNGESLTGYDAVIPRIGASVTFYGLAVLRQFEMMGVYPLNESVGIGRSRDKLRSMQLLARDGIGLPVTTFAHDPKQTEEVLALAGGAPLVIKLLEGTQGLGVVLADTDRSAKSVIEAFRATNTNILVQEFIKEAGGTDIRAIVVGGRVIAAMKRTGAEGEFRSNLHRGGSADVIKLSPEERSTAVRAAKAMGLNVCGVDMLRANHGPVVMEVNSSPGLEGVEKATGLDIAGQIIEYLEKHAKPGATRTRGKG, encoded by the coding sequence ATGAAAATCGCAATGATGGCCCGCAACCCGGATCTCTATTCTCACAGGCGGCTGAAGGAGGCGGCGGAGACGCGGGGTCACGAGTTGAACATCATCAACACGCTGCGCTGCTACATGAACATCGCGTCGCGCCGGCCCGAGATCTTCTACAACGGCGAAAGCCTGACCGGATATGACGCGGTCATCCCGAGGATCGGCGCGTCGGTGACCTTCTACGGCCTGGCCGTCCTGCGCCAGTTCGAGATGATGGGAGTCTATCCGCTCAACGAAAGCGTGGGGATCGGGCGGTCGCGCGACAAGCTGCGCTCGATGCAGCTTCTGGCGCGCGACGGGATCGGCCTGCCGGTGACGACCTTCGCGCATGACCCCAAGCAGACGGAGGAGGTGCTGGCCCTGGCCGGCGGCGCGCCGCTGGTCATCAAGCTGCTAGAGGGCACGCAGGGCCTGGGCGTCGTGCTGGCCGATACCGACCGGTCGGCGAAATCCGTGATCGAGGCGTTCCGCGCCACGAACACCAACATCCTGGTCCAGGAATTCATCAAGGAGGCCGGCGGAACCGACATCCGGGCCATCGTGGTGGGCGGCCGCGTCATCGCGGCGATGAAGCGCACCGGCGCCGAGGGAGAATTCCGCTCGAACCTGCATCGCGGCGGATCGGCGGATGTCATCAAGCTGTCGCCAGAGGAGCGTTCGACCGCCGTTCGGGCGGCCAAGGCGATGGGCCTGAACGTCTGCGGCGTGGACATGCTGCGGGCCAATCACGGGCCGGTGGTGATGGAGGTGAACTCCTCGCCCGGGCTGGAAGGGGTGGAGAAGGCCACCGGTCTCGATATCGCGGGCCAGATCATCGAGTATCTGGAGAAGCACGCGAAGCCCGGCGCGACACGGACTCGAGGCAAGGGCTGA
- a CDS encoding succinylglutamate desuccinylase/aspartoacylase family protein: MVRRAPFEIGPEAIAPGMRRTVDLPVSTLSDHTPVTMSVHVVHGRSEGPTVFVSAGVHGDEVIGIEIVRRLLRTQNLNGLRGTLLVVPIVNTFGFLNRSRYLPDRRDLNRCFPGSGTGSMASRLAHLFLSDVVMRSDVGIDLHSAAIHRTNYPQTRISPGDPRVRELAEAFGAPIIMESALRDGSLRAAAQAAGVDMVVYEAGEGLRFDEYSVRAGLAGILRVMRSMGMVTGRGIARPKAPSQFCPSSKWLRAPIGGLFRSFRADGDLVRRRDVLGSVSDPFGDVEEEILAPFDGIIVGRAVLPVVNEGDAVFHLARVASVERVETAVEDHSAQLADDPMFDEDEII, from the coding sequence ATGGTACGGCGCGCCCCGTTCGAGATCGGGCCGGAGGCGATCGCCCCGGGGATGCGCCGCACCGTCGACCTGCCCGTCAGCACGCTATCGGATCACACGCCCGTCACCATGTCCGTCCATGTCGTTCACGGCCGATCCGAGGGGCCGACGGTCTTCGTCAGCGCGGGCGTGCATGGCGACGAAGTGATCGGGATCGAGATCGTGCGCCGCCTGCTGCGGACGCAGAATCTGAACGGGTTGCGCGGCACGCTGCTGGTCGTGCCCATCGTCAACACCTTCGGGTTCCTGAACCGGTCGCGCTATCTGCCCGACCGCCGGGACCTGAATCGCTGCTTCCCGGGCAGCGGGACCGGGTCGATGGCGTCCCGGCTGGCGCATCTGTTCCTGAGCGACGTGGTGATGCGCTCGGATGTGGGAATCGACCTGCATTCGGCCGCCATCCACCGCACGAACTATCCGCAGACGCGCATCTCGCCCGGCGATCCGCGCGTGCGCGAATTGGCCGAGGCCTTCGGCGCGCCGATCATCATGGAGTCGGCCTTGCGCGACGGATCGCTGCGCGCGGCGGCGCAGGCCGCCGGCGTGGACATGGTGGTCTACGAGGCGGGCGAGGGCCTGCGCTTCGACGAATACTCGGTCCGGGCGGGGCTGGCGGGCATCCTGCGGGTGATGCGGTCGATGGGCATGGTGACGGGTCGTGGCATCGCGCGTCCGAAGGCGCCGTCGCAATTCTGCCCGTCGAGCAAGTGGCTGCGCGCGCCGATCGGCGGGCTGTTCCGCAGCTTCCGTGCCGATGGCGACCTCGTGCGGCGGCGCGACGTTCTCGGCTCCGTCTCCGATCCGTTCGGCGACGTGGAGGAAGAGATCCTCGCCCCGTTCGACGGCATCATCGTGGGGCGCGCGGTCCTGCCGGTGGTCAACGAGGGGGACGCGGTGTTCCACCTTGCCCGCGTCGCGTCGGTCGAGCGGGTCGAGACGGCGGTAGAGGATCACAGCGCGCAACTGGCCGACGACCCGATGTTCGACGAGGACGAGATCATCTGA
- a CDS encoding EamA family transporter, with product MTGRNSAFLLALVSIAILSSNATVAILAIGGMSPLTFSLGATAATALVLGLLMPSGGWALAGPLLRQPWFLLAIALKVTNDVAFYYAVTISKEIEATIIVYLYPVFNAVLGGLLLGPGYQRLSRKEWVLFTLSFVSIVLLTPLGALSELSAWIFGAALLSAVASVYVVLVQVTADRIGAPRRLEMAVLGWLSFGNLALHVLVAAGWIVFFDGWDRLSAPPEAALPTLAGMIWIGVAVYWGSEALWLRASRIYNAISLKSLFYLSPALGACYLAFLGIDDLDVVVVFCLCGVIVSNYLLHQRFIDDLSFISFLFGLIGAAVVLRLAPADGIVASFHLSPDIFQTQITFVSIIAGFILFRALEVFQRCADAFQTLIVRVAAHPRAQADPQATQAMFDRLVVEPDALLWPADAAADHARTVLMDETVRPDFLRYFKLRVMGLSRPERFLMYLVCLLAVPSVLAQAVVSGNGAFVSAFFVGVFCFLPVLVDEQVSFRIVRPVVGVVVRRTLLAHHADREAIVTGMLAPRSVYLNNERMRTILFIGLTLVICAATWSLLEGA from the coding sequence ATGACGGGCAGAAATTCCGCCTTCCTTCTGGCGCTGGTCTCGATCGCCATCCTGTCGTCGAACGCGACGGTCGCGATCCTGGCGATCGGAGGGATGTCGCCGCTGACCTTCTCGCTTGGGGCCACGGCCGCGACGGCGCTGGTGCTGGGCCTGCTGATGCCCAGTGGCGGATGGGCGCTGGCCGGGCCTTTGCTGCGCCAGCCGTGGTTCCTGCTGGCGATCGCGCTGAAGGTCACCAACGACGTCGCCTTCTACTACGCGGTCACCATCTCGAAGGAGATCGAGGCGACGATCATCGTCTACCTCTACCCGGTGTTCAACGCGGTGCTGGGCGGGCTGCTGCTGGGACCGGGCTATCAGCGGCTCAGCCGGAAGGAATGGGTGCTGTTCACGCTATCCTTCGTGTCCATCGTGCTGCTGACGCCGCTGGGCGCGTTGTCGGAGCTGAGCGCGTGGATCTTCGGGGCGGCGCTGCTGTCGGCGGTGGCATCGGTCTATGTCGTGCTGGTGCAGGTCACGGCGGACCGCATCGGCGCGCCCCGGCGGCTGGAAATGGCGGTGCTGGGCTGGCTGTCCTTCGGGAACCTGGCGCTGCATGTCCTGGTCGCGGCGGGCTGGATCGTCTTCTTCGACGGCTGGGATCGCCTGTCCGCCCCGCCGGAGGCCGCCTTGCCCACGCTGGCGGGCATGATCTGGATCGGGGTCGCCGTCTACTGGGGGTCGGAGGCGCTGTGGCTGCGCGCCTCGCGCATCTACAACGCGATCAGCCTGAAAAGCCTGTTCTACCTCTCGCCCGCGCTGGGGGCCTGCTACCTGGCGTTCCTCGGGATCGACGACCTGGACGTGGTGGTGGTGTTCTGCCTGTGCGGTGTGATCGTCTCGAACTACCTGCTGCACCAGCGCTTCATCGACGACCTCAGCTTCATCAGCTTCCTGTTCGGGCTGATCGGCGCGGCGGTGGTCCTGCGGCTGGCGCCGGCGGACGGGATCGTCGCGTCCTTCCACCTGAGCCCCGATATCTTCCAGACCCAGATCACCTTCGTCTCGATCATCGCGGGCTTCATCCTGTTCCGCGCGCTGGAGGTGTTCCAGCGCTGCGCCGACGCCTTCCAGACGCTGATCGTCCGCGTCGCCGCGCATCCGCGCGCGCAGGCCGATCCGCAGGCCACGCAGGCCATGTTCGACCGCCTCGTGGTCGAGCCGGATGCCCTGCTCTGGCCCGCGGACGCGGCGGCGGATCACGCCCGGACGGTCCTGATGGACGAAACCGTCCGGCCCGATTTCCTGCGCTATTTCAAGCTGCGGGTGATGGGCCTGTCGCGGCCCGAACGGTTCCTGATGTATCTGGTCTGCCTGCTGGCGGTGCCGTCGGTGCTGGCCCAGGCGGTGGTCTCGGGCAACGGGGCCTTCGTGTCGGCCTTCTTCGTGGGGGTGTTCTGCTTCCTGCCGGTGCTGGTGGATGAACAGGTCAGCTTCCGCATCGTGCGGCCCGTTGTGGGCGTGGTCGTCCGCCGCACCCTGCTGGCCCATCACGCCGACCGCGAAGCCATCGTGACCGGCATGCTGGCGCCGCGCAGCGTCTATCTGAACAACGAACGCATGCGCACGATCCTGTTCATCGGCCTGACGCTGGTGATCTGCGCCGCGACCTGGAGCCTGCTGGAAGGCGCCTGA
- a CDS encoding DEAD/DEAH box helicase: MDFDMLGLKPRLIDALREMNITDPTPIQKQAIPPALEGRDVMGLAQTGTGKTAAFGLPLTQHLLTDEARPAPRTARALILAPTRELVNQIAESLSGFTKGSHLKVARVVGGVGINPQIKRLERGVDLLVATPGRLIDLMERGAVKLGETRFLVLDEADQMLDMGFIHALRQIAPKLPAERQTLLFSATMPKEMEGLAATYLDHPVRVQVATSGQTADKVTQVIHFVAKAEKPGFLLDLLRAHPNEAALVFARTKHGSDRLAKQLTNAGVHAVAIHGNRSQNQRMRALEAFASGDAPVLVATDVAARGLDIPAVRHVYNYELPNVPETYVHRIGRTARAGRDGAAITLCAPDEMGELKDVEKVIRGEIPVASGRRWTPSQEEAKPKQSRGGGRRGGGRPQGGGGRPQGAKPQGAGKPGSGKGRRPRRSA, translated from the coding sequence ATGGATTTCGACATGCTGGGGCTGAAGCCCCGCCTCATCGACGCGCTGCGCGAGATGAACATCACCGACCCCACCCCGATCCAGAAGCAGGCGATCCCGCCCGCTCTGGAAGGCCGCGACGTCATGGGCCTCGCCCAGACCGGCACCGGCAAGACCGCGGCCTTCGGCCTGCCGCTGACGCAGCACCTGCTGACCGACGAGGCCCGTCCCGCCCCGCGCACCGCGCGCGCCCTGATCCTCGCGCCGACGCGCGAGCTGGTGAACCAGATCGCCGAGAGCCTGTCAGGCTTCACCAAGGGCAGCCATCTGAAGGTCGCCCGGGTCGTGGGCGGCGTGGGCATAAACCCGCAGATCAAGCGGCTGGAGCGCGGCGTCGACCTGCTGGTCGCGACGCCGGGCCGGCTGATCGACCTGATGGAGCGCGGCGCCGTCAAGCTGGGCGAGACCCGCTTCCTGGTTTTGGACGAGGCCGACCAGATGCTCGACATGGGCTTCATCCACGCGCTGCGCCAGATCGCGCCGAAGCTTCCGGCCGAGCGCCAGACGCTCCTGTTCTCGGCCACTATGCCCAAGGAGATGGAGGGGCTGGCCGCGACCTATCTCGACCATCCCGTCCGCGTGCAGGTCGCCACCTCGGGCCAGACCGCCGACAAGGTGACGCAGGTCATCCACTTCGTCGCCAAGGCCGAGAAGCCGGGCTTCCTGCTGGACCTGCTGCGCGCACATCCGAACGAGGCGGCGCTGGTCTTCGCGCGCACCAAGCACGGCTCGGACCGGCTGGCCAAGCAACTGACCAATGCGGGCGTGCATGCCGTGGCGATCCACGGCAATCGGAGCCAGAACCAGCGGATGCGCGCGCTGGAGGCCTTCGCCTCGGGCGACGCGCCGGTGCTGGTCGCCACCGACGTGGCGGCGCGCGGCCTCGACATTCCGGCGGTGCGGCACGTCTACAATTACGAGCTGCCCAACGTGCCCGAGACCTATGTCCACCGGATCGGGCGCACCGCCCGGGCCGGCCGCGACGGGGCCGCGATCACGCTTTGCGCGCCCGACGAGATGGGCGAGCTGAAGGATGTCGAGAAGGTCATCCGCGGCGAGATCCCGGTGGCCTCGGGGCGGCGCTGGACCCCATCGCAGGAGGAGGCCAAGCCCAAGCAGAGCCGCGGCGGCGGCCGGCGTGGCGGCGGGCGTCCGCAGGGCGGCGGCGGCCGGCCCCAGGGCGCCAAGCCGCAGGGCGCCGGCAAGCCCGGTTCCGGCAAAGGTCGGCGGCCGCGCCGTTCGGCCTGA
- a CDS encoding metalloprotease has product MITRDEPPLFEIPGPMGVPIQIAPSFLILAVILTGFHITPHSLAFVAMIALAILLHELGHAWGGYAVGNGARRVVLWGGGGFCEYDRASPPLAREFEVAMGPLTNLALWALSSLVASWLVDGYFATGIDALWYAGWYAGVFAKINLVLFALNLIPVQPLDGGKLLHLALMRRARPRNAARIAGAIGLFFALLWVPMMIAAYLTWGWLLLFLPSIPDHWRLARGAGVGVRP; this is encoded by the coding sequence ATGATCACACGCGACGAGCCCCCCCTGTTCGAAATCCCGGGCCCGATGGGCGTTCCGATCCAGATCGCCCCGAGCTTCCTGATCCTCGCGGTCATCCTGACCGGCTTTCACATCACGCCCCATTCGCTGGCCTTCGTCGCGATGATCGCGCTGGCCATCCTGCTGCACGAACTGGGCCATGCCTGGGGCGGCTATGCCGTCGGCAACGGCGCGCGCCGCGTCGTACTCTGGGGCGGTGGCGGGTTCTGCGAATACGATCGCGCGTCGCCCCCGCTCGCGCGCGAGTTCGAAGTGGCGATGGGCCCGCTGACGAACCTCGCGCTCTGGGCGCTGTCGTCGCTGGTCGCGTCCTGGCTGGTGGATGGTTATTTCGCGACCGGCATCGATGCGCTCTGGTACGCGGGCTGGTATGCGGGCGTCTTCGCCAAGATCAACCTGGTGCTCTTCGCGCTGAACCTGATCCCGGTGCAGCCGCTCGATGGCGGCAAGCTCCTGCATCTGGCGCTGATGCGGCGCGCCAGGCCCCGGAATGCGGCGCGGATCGCGGGCGCGATCGGCCTGTTCTTCGCCCTGCTCTGGGTGCCGATGATGATCGCGGCCTACCTGACCTGGGGCTGGCTTCTGCTGTTCCTGCCCTCGATCCCGGACCATTGGCGCCTCGCGCGGGGCGCGGGCGTCGGCGTCCGCCCCTGA